In Gossypium raimondii isolate GPD5lz chromosome 12, ASM2569854v1, whole genome shotgun sequence, a single window of DNA contains:
- the LOC105765469 gene encoding RNA polymerase sigma factor sigE, chloroplastic/mitochondrial: MGVVSVSSSAARTPVGLGTKFSTQRCTFRRPCIVAFKADKSNNTALVTLRDHNLLPVETAKEHPKRRGKAKKASKTVNRDFTDEGSPYTVDVDYNEAAAKLENIYKLSPSTQTFDEKGSEGETKGRQLRRKRSKESDGKADNGDDKIVVRSQTKKNRRLGLDKRIELKKNREEKSVVSGQSKKGISNESEKIDRLVRDYSASTDLVSLDWKKMKMPPVLPSTEHTWLFKLMQPMKALLEAKENLQKDLGRDPTEDELAEATNSSAAQVRRQLEVGRAARNKLIKHNLRLVLFVIKKYFQDFANGPRFQDLCQAGVKGLITAIDRFEPRRRFRLSTYGLFWIRHAIIRSMTLSSFTRVSFGLESVRVEIQRAKLELLFELHREPTDDEVIKRVGISPERYQEVMRASKPVASLHLRHSVTQEEFISGITDVDGVGGDHRRQPALLRLALDDVLDSLKPKESLVIRQRYGLDGKGDRTLGEIAGNLSISREMVRKHEVKALMKLKHPARVDYLRRYVV, encoded by the exons ATGGGAGTTGTTAGTGTTTCTAGTTCAGCTGCCCGAACTCCAGTAGGATTAGGCACAAAGTTTTCTACTCAAAGATGTACATTTAGAAGACCTTGTATTGTGGCATTTAAAGCAGATAAATCTAATAATACGGCTCTAGTTACGCTTCGAGACCATAATCTTTTGCCGGTGGAAACGGCTAAGGAGCACCCGAAGAGACGCGGGAAAGCGAAAAAGGCTTCCAAGACTGTAAACCGTGACTTTACTGATGAAGGTTCTCCGTACACCGTGGACGTAGATTACAACGAAGCCGCTGCCAAACTCGAAAACATTTATAAGCTTAGCCCTTCGACTCAAACATTTGATGAAAAAGGGAGTGAAGGTGAGACCAAAGGACGCCAGCTGAGGAGGAAGAGATCTaaagaaagtgatgggaaaGCGGATAATGGTGATGATAAGATCGTGGTTCGGAGCCAGACTAAGAAGAATAGAAGATTGGGCCTTGATAAAAGGATTGAACTGAAAAAGAATAGAGAAGAAAAGTCAGTTGTTTCTGGCCAGAGTAAAAAGGGTATCTCGAATGAAAGTGAGAAGATTGATAGGCTTGTCCGGGACTATTCGGCTTCAACCGATTTGGTCAGCCTGGactggaagaaaatgaagatgcCTCCGGTTCTGCCGTCCACCGAACATACTTGGTTGTTTAAGCTAATGCAGCCAATGAAG GCACTGCTTGAGGCAAAAGAGAACTTGCAAAAGGATCTGGGTAGAGATCCTACTGAAGATGAATTAGCTGAGGCAACAAATTCGAGTGCAGCTCAAGTGAGAAGACAGTTAGAGGTTGGTCGAGCTGCTAGAAATAAGCTCATTAAG CACAACCTCCGGCTCGTTTTGTttgtgataaaaaaatattttcaagattttgCAAATGGTCCAAGATTTCAAGACCTTTGTCAGGCTGGAGTTAAAGGACTTATCACAGCCATCGACCGCTTTGAACCAAGAAGGAGATTCCGTCTTTCTACATACGGTCTTTTTTGGATTAGGCATGCAATTATACGTTCCATGACCCTATCAAGCTTCACGCGTGTTTCATTTGGACTTGAATCA GTTAGAGTAGAAATCCAAAGAGCCAAACTGGAATTATTGTTTGAACTTCATAGAGAACCGACAGACGATGAAGTAATAAAAAGAGTTGGGATTTCCCCCGAGAGGTACCAAGAAGTAATGAGGGCCTCGAAACCCGTTGCATCTCTTCATTTGAGGCATTCCGTCACACAAGAAGAGTTCATTAGTGGAATCACCGATGTCGATGGTGTTGGAGGCGATCACCGAAGGCAACCTGCTCTTCTCAGGCTTGCACTTGATGATGTG CTCGATTCTCTGAAGCCAAAAGAGAGCCTGGTAATCAGGCAGAGATACGGACTCGACGGTAAAGGTGATAGAACATTAGGAGAAATTGCTGGGAACTTAAGCATTTCGAGAGAAATGGTCCGAAAGCACGAAGTAAAGGCACTTATGAAGCTCAAGCATCCAGCCCGAGTTGATTATCTCCGCCGATACGTCGTCTGA
- the LOC105762549 gene encoding probable WRKY transcription factor 30 isoform X2, with translation MEDKEEREQKCLINELLQGRELAMQLQAHLNLPSCNETRELLLQKIQASYDKALSLLNYKAIGTSDTIDPQPQSLPVRDDAAVQRKSLARWTHQVRVRPGTATEGNLDDGFSWRKYGQKDILGAKYPRGYYRCTHRNVQGCLATKQVQRSDDDPTIFDVAYRGRHTCSNNNQEQGTSTIEPYQQQQHIGNQTYPLLPNYLSLNRKVENDVGDGNLETGNLSPTSSCPNPMGVMNNGSTSVAIESEFTEIIRAATSAMNAPTVGLDFPFGNAELDPNFTFDDHGFFS, from the exons atggAGGACAAGGAAGAACGGGAACAAAAATGTCTGATAAATGAACTATTACAAGGAAGAGAGCTAGCTATGCAACTCCAAGCCCATTTAAACCTTCCTTCTTGTAATGAAACTCGTGAATTGTTATTACAAAAGATCCAAGCTTCTTATGACAAGGCACTTTCATTGCTCAACTACAAAGCAATCGGTACGTCGGACACGATCGATCCGCAGCCGCAAAGTCTCCCCGTTCGTGACGATGCCGCCGTGCAAAG AAAAAGTCTGGCGAGATGGACGCACCAAGTCCGAGTAAGGCCTGGTACTGCAACGGAAGGAAATCTTGATGATGGCTTTAGTTGGAGGAAATATGGACAAAAAGACATTTTGGGAGCAAAATATccgag AGGATATTACAGGTGTACCCATCGGAATGTTCAAGGTTGCTTGGCGACCAAGCAAGTTCAAAGATCAGATGACGACCCGACGATCTTCGACGTTGCTTACCGTGGAAGGCACACTTGTAGCAACAACAATCAAGAACAAGGAACCAGTACCATAGAGCCATACCAACAGCAACAGCATATTGGTAACCAAACATACCCTTTGCTCCCTAATTACCTTTCGTTGAACAGAAAGGTCGAAAACGATGTCGGCGACGGTAATCTTGAGACGGGAAATCTTTCGCCTACGTCATCGTGTCCGAATCCGATGGGGGTGATGAACAATGGTAGTACTAGTGTTGCCATTGAGTCTGAGTTTACTGAGATTATTCGAGCTGCTACTTCGGCGATGAACGCTCCTACTGTCGGGTTGGATTTCCCGTTCGGTAATGCTGAATTGGATCCGAATTTCACATTTGATGACCATGGTTTCTTTTCCTAA
- the LOC105762549 gene encoding probable WRKY transcription factor 30 isoform X1, with protein MEDKEEREQKCLINELLQGRELAMQLQAHLNLPSCNETRELLLQKIQASYDKALSLLNYKAIGTSDTIDPQPQSLPVRDDAAVQRYSVKKTHTYLLFHAVYVNYVYSCACRKSLARWTHQVRVRPGTATEGNLDDGFSWRKYGQKDILGAKYPRGYYRCTHRNVQGCLATKQVQRSDDDPTIFDVAYRGRHTCSNNNQEQGTSTIEPYQQQQHIGNQTYPLLPNYLSLNRKVENDVGDGNLETGNLSPTSSCPNPMGVMNNGSTSVAIESEFTEIIRAATSAMNAPTVGLDFPFGNAELDPNFTFDDHGFFS; from the exons atggAGGACAAGGAAGAACGGGAACAAAAATGTCTGATAAATGAACTATTACAAGGAAGAGAGCTAGCTATGCAACTCCAAGCCCATTTAAACCTTCCTTCTTGTAATGAAACTCGTGAATTGTTATTACAAAAGATCCAAGCTTCTTATGACAAGGCACTTTCATTGCTCAACTACAAAGCAATCGGTACGTCGGACACGATCGATCCGCAGCCGCAAAGTCTCCCCGTTCGTGACGATGCCGCCGTGCAAAGGTATAGCGTAAAAAAAACACATACGTACTTATTATTTCACGCGGTATACGTTAATTATGTGTATTCCTGTGCGTGTAGAAAAAGTCTGGCGAGATGGACGCACCAAGTCCGAGTAAGGCCTGGTACTGCAACGGAAGGAAATCTTGATGATGGCTTTAGTTGGAGGAAATATGGACAAAAAGACATTTTGGGAGCAAAATATccgag AGGATATTACAGGTGTACCCATCGGAATGTTCAAGGTTGCTTGGCGACCAAGCAAGTTCAAAGATCAGATGACGACCCGACGATCTTCGACGTTGCTTACCGTGGAAGGCACACTTGTAGCAACAACAATCAAGAACAAGGAACCAGTACCATAGAGCCATACCAACAGCAACAGCATATTGGTAACCAAACATACCCTTTGCTCCCTAATTACCTTTCGTTGAACAGAAAGGTCGAAAACGATGTCGGCGACGGTAATCTTGAGACGGGAAATCTTTCGCCTACGTCATCGTGTCCGAATCCGATGGGGGTGATGAACAATGGTAGTACTAGTGTTGCCATTGAGTCTGAGTTTACTGAGATTATTCGAGCTGCTACTTCGGCGATGAACGCTCCTACTGTCGGGTTGGATTTCCCGTTCGGTAATGCTGAATTGGATCCGAATTTCACATTTGATGACCATGGTTTCTTTTCCTAA